A DNA window from Purpureocillium takamizusanense chromosome 9, complete sequence contains the following coding sequences:
- a CDS encoding Choline-sulfatase (COG:P~EggNog:ENOG503NYXJ): MAPDINTMPPSAITTAKGPDGSKPNILYIMADQLAAPQLKMHNPESQIKTPNLDRLAAGSVQFDSAYCPSPLCAPSRMSMITGLLPMKIGAYDNASQINSEIPTYAHYLRSKGYHTALAGKMHFVGDQLHGYEQRLTSDIYPGDFGWAVNWDEPDARLEWYHNASSILQAGPCGRSNQLDYDEEVMYRSTQYLWDHVREGPNKRPFALTVSLTHPHDPYTITKKYWNLYEDVDIALPKVRIPKEKLDSHSQRLMRVCDLWDQDFTDDQIKRAKRAYYGSVSYVDDCIGKLLETLEDAGLAENTIVIFSGDHGDMLGERGLWYKMSYFESSVRVPLLVNYPKWFDAHRVSKNVSTLDLLPTICDLIGTKPAPYLPMDGVSMLPHLLSEKEGPDTVFAEYTGEGTVRPMMMIRRGPWKFITCPADEPQFFNLERDPHELNNLAAVLAQRSPQTPEEEEAKAVFEAYDAEAKAKWDFDTITAQVLQSQRSRRVVWDALKEGTFTSWDFDPVDDGRMKYIRSTIPLDDLERRARFPFVNSQGYAVSKTVNSTRK; this comes from the exons ATGGCTCCGGATATCAACACCATGCCGCCCTCCGCGATCACCACCGCCAAGGGGCCCGATGGCTCAAAGCCCAACATCCTCTACATCATGGCTGaccagctggcggcgccgcagctcaAGATGCACAACCCGGAATCTCAGATCAAGACGCCcaacctcgaccgcctcgccgccggctcggTCCAGTTCGACTCAGCCTACTGCCCGTCGCCTCTCTGCGCGCCGTCACGGATGAGCATGATTACCGGCCTCCTGCCTATGAAGATCGGAGCTTACGACAACGCCTCCCAGATCAACTCTGAGATCCCCACGTACGCTCACTACCTGCGCTCCAAGGGCTACCACACGGCCCTCGCTGGAAAGATGCACTTTGTGGGTGACCAGCTGCACGGCTATGAGCAGCGTCTGACAAGCGATATCTACCCCGGCGACTTTGGCTGGGCCGTCAACTGGGACGAACCCGATGCTCGTCTTGAGTGGTACCACAACGCCAGCTCCATCCTCCAGGCGGGTCCTTGCGGACGCAGCAACCAGCTCGACTACGACGAGGAGGTCATGTACCGGAGCACCCAGTACCTGTGGGACCACGTTCGCGAGGGCCCCAATAAGCGGCCCTTTGCTCTCACG GTCTCTCTCACCCACCCTCATGATCCGTACACCATCACCAAAAAGTACTGGAATCTGTACGAGGACGTCGACATTGCGCTGCCCAAGGTCCGGATCcccaaggagaagctcgactCGCACAGCCAGCGCCTGATGCGCGTGTGCGACCTCTGGGACCAGGACTTCACCGACGACCAGATCAAGAGGGCTAAGCGGGCGTACTACGGCTCTGTCAGCTATGTTGACGACTGCATCGGCAAGCTTCTGGAGACGCTTGAGGACGCGGGCCTGGCGGAGAATaccatcgtcatcttcaGCGGCGACCACGGCGACATGCTGGGTGAGCGCGGACTCTGGTACAAGATGAGCTACTTTGAGTCGTCGGTGcgggtgccgctgctggtcaACTACCCCAAGTGGTTCGACGCGCATCGTGTATCCAAGAACGTGTCGACGCTGGACCTCCTGCCGACCATCTGCGACCTCATCGGCACCAAACCGGCGCCGTACCTGCCAATGGACGGCGTCAGCATGCTGCCTCACTTGCTCAGCGAGAAGGAGGGCCCGGACACGGTCTTTGCCGAGTACACGGGCGAGGGCACGGTGCggcccatgatgatgatcCGCCGCGGGCCGTGGAAGTTCATCACCTGcccggccgacgagccgcagTTCTTCAACTTGGAGCGGGACCCGCACGAGCTCAACAacctggcggcggtgctggcccAGAGGTCGCCGCagacgcccgaggaggaggaggccaaggccgtctTCGAGGCATacgatgccgaggccaaggccaagtgGGACTTTGATACCATCACGGCGCAGGTGCTGCagtcgcagcgcagccggcGCGTGGTATGGGACGCGCTCAAGGAGGGCACGTTTACCAGCTGGGACTTTgaccccgtcgacgacggtcgcATGAA GTACATTCGCTCAACGATCCCGCTCGACGatctcgagcgccgcgcccggtTCCCTTTTGTGAACAGCCAGGGCTACGCTGTCAGTAAGACGGTCAACTCGACCCGCAAGTGA
- the IQG1 gene encoding iqgap- protein (COG:Z~BUSCO:EOG09260GF5~EggNog:ENOG503NVME), with amino-acid sequence MSFQPPPLRHAHTADFASNNILNRYPSTTSSSASSGYSYASDRSLNTQYTSASANSGQASPPVHRHKRGQSDVLARARHFEAGGMTGSSGGQIAHHGSPRPSLRPLPQAPAASARRSPVTPPHASQMRHERGKSFDVGKLSLAQTDGASSPTSPSSRPLPMRPNSMLLTRSDSVMGGSTGVPHNNSLQQVHTAHIGRPDLELLGRSSTSQLRTLSRLAHSESAEDFVITSPAQEVVGLRGRRRLQRADKPDNTRGSKTAGYGWEGRNWMDKQRQFLQAYEYLCHIGEAKEWIEDVTHKSLPPIVELEEALRDGVTLAQVVEALNPDKRFRIFHHPKLQYRHSDNIAIFFRYLDEVELPDLFRFELIDLYEKKNIPKVIYCIHAVSWLLYRKGIVDFRIGNLVGQLEFEHHELEAMQKGLDKLGVNMPSFGNMGADFGVPEPEPEPEETEEERIDRELAENEAAIVDMQAQMRGALLRVRLGDTMQRLWDSEEWLVDLQARIRGDFTRQIMGYRLQMRRSAIFVQSAARGFLVRRQQQKSDKFWKAVEPEILELQSLIRANKARHEVRDVKSMLSACKGPVREIQAVSRGFLVRKNRLVQQQESKEATGSVQKLQALARGMLVRAHLGQDLHLLEGEGCAIAGLQAAARALLTRTQIGREQDALRAHGPQWTKLQGIIRGIAARESQKALRAELRQAAPEVARLQAAMRAAAVRRSVADQLEALDGSKDEVLAVQSHVRGMLERNKVQALQRQLTGHEAQVVSLQGLIRGFVRRKQHAALLEELNSHNEHIAAFQAILKAMMVRANVDDILTELMEEEGSIIAIQAAAKAFLVRARYEEKKQYFNENMKKVIKIQSFVRAKVQGEAYKSLTTGKNPPVNAVKNFVHLLNDSDFDFNEEVEFERMRKTVVQQVRQNEMLEQYIDQLDIKIALLVKNKITLDEVVRHQHNYGGSSMGMLANSSMSSANQFDLKALNKSSRKKLESYQQLFFSLQTQSQYLARLFKRVREQGTADKECKRIELLMMSLFGYAQKRREEYYLLKLIARSIREEIEGSVVLQEYIRGNYFWAKLLGNYTRSPRDRKYLRTLLGPLIRDNIIEDPALDLESDPMQIYRSAINNEELRTGRPDQRPLDVPREVAIRDPETRRLFIDHLRDLREICDQFFLALEDLLHKMPYGIRFLCGQMFESLCQHFTREPQENLLQIVSNWLWKFYLQPAVTTPEQVGVIEKSLSPLQKRNLSEVAKVIGQIASGRPFGGENIYLQPLNAFVAESVERLRHLTGELISVPDAERTFDIDEFNDLYAKNKPTLYIKMTDVFAIHNLVAAELPAMCPNRDDVLREIMQDLGSAKNNENEMNAAGTSDIHMFLTPKLHDIEDPEAEVKALFMETKRCVLYIIRVQTGANLLEILVKPISPEDEAKWDSILHEDFSDGSNSRGAYSDANKMVDLTRMTYYELKRTALENVMRLEQMGRISKHNFYQDVLNAIASDIRSKSRRRVQRQRELDGVRLTLGNLHEKAKYLEQQRKSYDDYIEQAMATLQNKKGKKRFLLPFTKQYNHQRELERSGRVPKFGSYKYSARALSEKGVLVSWNGLSDRDWDKINLTISCDEVGVFAIEGSRGHIQMPGASALVPIEDLLQAQFESHQFMNLFEGNLKLNVNLLLHLVYKKFYRTQ; translated from the exons ATGTCTTTCCAACCTCCGCCTCTTCGCCATGCGCATACCGCCGACTTCGCCTCCAACAACATCCTCAACCGATACCCTTCCACCACATCCTCATCCGCGTCATCAGGCTATTCCTACGCGTCTGACCGCAGCCTCAACACCCAATACACATCAGCCTCCGCCAACAGCGGCCAGGCGTCGCCCCCCGTCCACAGACATAAGCGCGGCCAGAGCGATGTCCTGGCCCGCGCACGGCACTTCGAAGCAGGAGGAATGACCGgctccagcggcggccagatCGCCCATCATGGCTCTCCGCGCCCGTCGCTTCGGCCTCTTCCACAGGCCCCCGCGGCCTCCGCCAGGCGGTCGCccgtgacgccgccgcacgcctcTCAGATGAGGCACGAACGCGGCAAGAGCTTCGATGTTGGCAAGCTGTCGCTGGCACAGACCGacggcgcctcctcgccaacgTCACCGTCCTCGCGCCCCCTGCCCATGCGCCCAAATTCTATGCTGCTGACTCGGTCCGATTCTGTCATGGGGGGCAGCACCGGCGTGCCTCACAACAACTCCCTGCAGCAGGTTCACACGGCTCACATCGGCCGCCCCGatctcgagctgctcggccgctCCTCCACCAGTCAGCTGCGCACACTGTCACGACTCGCGCATTCCGAATCCGCAGAGGATTTTGTCATCACCTCACCCGCACAGGAAGTAGTCGGCctccgcggccggcgtcgcctccaGCGCGCAGACAAGCCCGACAACACGCGAGGCTCCAAGACAGCCGGCTACGGTTGGGAGGGTAGGAATTGGATGGATAAGCAGCGTCAATTTCTCCAAGCGTATGAGTATCTCTGTCACAtcggcgaggccaaggaatGGATCGAGGACGTCACGCACAAATCACTTCCCCCCATCGTCGAGTTGGAAGAAGCCCTCCGCGACGGTGTGACGCTTGCCCAAGTCGTCGAAGCGCTCAATCCCGATAAGCGCTTCCGAATATTTCACCATCCCAAACTCCAGTATCGTCACTCTGACAAcatcgccatcttcttcCGATATCTCGACGAGGTAGAGTTGCCTGACCTCTTCCGATTCGAGCTCATCGATCTATACGAAAAGAAAAACATCCCCAAAGTCATATATTGTATCCATGCGGTGAGCTGGCTGCTATACCGCAAGGGCATTGTCGACTTTCGCATAGGCAATCTCGTGGGCCAGCTGGAGTTCGAGCACCATGAACTGGAAGCGATGCAAAAGGGCTTGGATAAGTTGGGGGTCAACATGCCTAGCTTTGGTAATATGGGTGCAGACTTTGGCGtgcccgagcccgagcccgagccagAAGAAACGGAGGAAGAGCGCATCGACCGAGAACTCGCCGAGAACGAGGCTGCCATTGTCGACATGCAGGCGCAGATGCGTGGCGCGTTGCTGCGGGTACGTCTTGGAGACACGATGCAGCGGCTGTGGGACAGCGAGGAGTGGCTCGTCGACCTGCAAGCTCGCATTCGCGGCGACTTCACGCGTCAAATCATGGGCTATCGACTCCAGATGCGACGATCCGCTATATTCGTGCAAAGCGCCGCCCGAGGATTTTTGGTCCGGCGACAACAGCAGAAGAGTGACAAGTTCTGGAAGGCTGTTGAGCCAGAAATTTTGGAACTGCAAAGCCTGATTCGGGCAAACAAGGCCCGGCACGAGGTACGAGACGTGAAGTCCATGCTCTCAGCGTGCAAGGGACCCGTCCGGGAGATTCAAGCTGTCTCTCGCGGGTTCCTGGTCCGCAAAAATCGCCTTGTACAGCAGCAGGAGTCCAAGGAGGCCACCGGATCAGTCCAGAAACTCCAAGCCCTTGCTCGAGGAATGCTGGTCCGGGCTCACCTCGGCCAAGACCTGCACCTGTTGGAAGGCGAAGGCTGTGCAATTGCTGGCTTGCAAGCCGCTGCCCGGGCCTTGCTGACCAGAACTCAGATCGGCCGCGAGCAGGACGCTCTCCGCGCACACGGCCCGCAGTGGACGAAGCTCCAAGGCATTATTCGAGGTATTGCTGCTAGAGAGAGCCAAAAGGCTCTTCGCGCTGAGCTGAGGCAGGCTGCTCCCGAGGTCGCTCGGCTGCAGGCGGCGATGCGAGCAGCCGCTGTGCGTCGGAGTGTAGCGGACCAGCTCGAAGCGCTGGACGGAAGCAAGGACGAAGTTCTCGCGGTTCAGTCCCACGTTAGGGGTATGCTGGAAAGGAATAAGGTCCAGGCcttgcagcggcagctcaCCGGCCACGAGGCCCAAGTGGTCAGCCTGCAAGGCCTCATCCGTGGCTTCGTCCGTCGCAAGCAGCACGCGGCGCTACTCGAGGAACTCAACTCCCACAACGAACACATTGCCGCCTTTCAGGCTATCCTCAAGGCCATGATGGTTCGCGCGAACGTCGACGACATTCTCACTGAGCTCATGGAAGAGGAAGGCTCCATTATAGCCATCCAAGCCGCAGCCAAAGCGTTCCTCGTCCGTGCCCGCTACGAGGAAAAGAAACAATACTTCAACGAGAACATGAAAAAGGTTATCAAGATTCAGAGTTTTGTCAGGGCTAAAGTGCAAGGCGAAGCGTACAAGAGTCTCACCACGGGCAAAAACCCGCCTGTCAATGCGGTAAAAAATTTTGTGCATCTGCTTAACGACAGCGACTTCGACTTTAATGAGGAGGTAGAATTCGAGCGGATGAGGAAGACGGTGGTACAGCAAGTGCGTCAGAACGAGATGCTGGAGCAGTACATCGATCAACTCGACATCAAGATTGCTCTCCTGGTCAAGAACAAGATTACCCTCGACGAGGTTGTACGGCATCAGCATAATTACGGGGGCAGCTCTATGGGTATGCTCGCCAACTCgagcatgtcgtcggcgaacCAATTCGACCTCAAGGCACTCAACAAGAGCTCGAGAAAGAAGCTCGAATCTTATCAGCAGCTCTTTTTCAGCCTGCAAACACAGTCACAGTATCTCGCACGACTGTTCAAGCGGGTTCGTGAGCAAGGCACCGCGGATAAGGAGTGCAAGAGAATCGAGCTTCTTATGATGAGTCTCTTTGGCTACGCGCAGAAGCGACGAGAAGAGTACTATCTGCTAAAGCTCATCGCGAGGTCCATTCGGGAGGAGATCGAAGGCTCCGTGGTCCTCCAGGAGTATATCCGCGGCAACTACTTCTGGGCGAAGCTCCTCGGCAACTACACACGCTCGCCCAGGGACCGCAAGTACCTGCGGACTCTCCTTGGTCCGCTTATCCGCGATAACATCATCGAAGACCCAGCTCTCGATCTCGAAAGCGACCCTATGCAGATTTACCGGTCAGCTATTAACAACGAAGAGTTGCGCACTGGTCGCCCGGATCAACGACCGCTCGACGTACCCCGCGAAGTTGCCATCCGCGACCCTGAGACGCGACGCCTCTTCATCGACCATCTACGAGACTTGCGTGAGATCTGCGACCAATTCTTCCTGGCCTTGGAAGACCTTCTGCATAAGATGCCCTACGGCATAAGGTTTCTCTGCGGCCAGATGTTCGAATCACTTTGTCAGCACTTCACTCGCGAGCCGCAGGAGAACTTGCTGCAGATCGTGTCTAACTGGCTCTGGAAATTCTACCTTCAGCCGGCTGTCACCACCCCTGAGCAGGTCGGCGTGATAGAGAAGTCGCTGAGCCCCCTGCAAAAGAGAAACTTGAGCGAGGTTGCCAAGGTGATTGGGCAAATAGCGTCCGGCCGGCCCTTTGGTGGCGAGAACATCTACCTTCAACCCCTGAATGCGTTTGTGGCCGAGTCTGTCGAGCGCCTGCGACACCTTACTGGCGAGCTCATCTCGGTACCGGATGCCGAGCGAACGTTTGACATCGACGAGTTCAACGACCTCTATGCCAAGAACAAGCCGACACTGTACATCAAGATGACGGACGTTTTCGCTATCCATAACCTTgtcgcggcggagctgcCGGCCATGTGCCCGAACCGGGACGATGTCCTCCGAGAGATCATGCAGGACTTGGGCAGCGCCAAGAACAACGAGAACGAGATGAATGCGGCTGGCACGTCGGACATTCACATGTTCCTCACGCCCAAGCTTCACGATATCGAGGACCCCGAGGCGGAGGTCAAGGCGCTATTCATGGAGACGAAGCGCTGTGTCCTGTATATCATCCGGGTGCAGACTGGCGCAAATCTCCTTGAGATACTGGTGAAGCCCATTTCACCAGAGGATGAAGCCAAGTGGGACTCGATACTTCACGAGGACTTTTCGGATGGCAGCAACTCGCGAGGAGCCTACTCGGACGCCAACAAGATGGTGGACCTGACCAGGATGACTTATTACGAGCTCAAGCGTACTGCGCTTGAGAACGTGATGAGACTGGAGCAGATGGGCCGCATTTCAAAGCACAACTTTTATCAGGACGtgctcaacgccatcgccagcgaCATACGCTCCAAGAGCCGCAGGCGGGTACAGAGGCAGCGAGAGCTGGATGGCGTGCGCCTCACATTGGGGAACCTGCACGAAAAGGCAAAGTAtcttgagcagcagcggaagAGCTACGACGATTACATAGAGCAagccatggcgacgctgcaAAACAAGAAAGG GAAGAAGCGGTTCCTCCTGCCATTCACCAAGCAATACAATCATCAGCGCGAGCTGGAACGAAGCGGCCGGGTGCCCAAGTTTGGGAGCTACAAGTAcagcgcgcgggcgctcTCGGAGAAGGGCGTCCTCGTGTCTTGGAACGGGCTGAGCGACCGCGACTGGGACAAGATCAACCTGACGATTTCGTGCGACGAGGTCGGTGTCTTCGCCATCGAGGGCTCCCGGGGCCACATCCAAATGCCCGGGGCGAGCGCATTGGTGCCCATTGAAGACCTGCTGCAGGCGCAGTTTGAGTCGCACCAGTTCATGAACCTGTTTGAGGGCAACCTCAAGCTCAACGTgaacctgctgctgcacctcGTGTACAAGAAGTTCTACCGGACGCAGTGA
- a CDS encoding uncharacterized protein (COG:S~EggNog:ENOG503P5JR), whose product MEARCQCGSVAFKTPLPEPLALYICHCAECRRQTSSAFGTSAIFPRFKLPDSDLLSCYARPTPSGQTLYCYFCRNCGTRLFHTTPTKNVVSVKGGCIEGLDWKKAIHLWTKSAMVPIPEGSETHSETSGNSTDYGTSQEVLDQPDDVPDSPGALMGTGTC is encoded by the exons ATGGAAGCGCGATGCCAGTGCGGCTCCGTCGCCTTCAAGACGCCCCTGCCCGAGCCTCTCGCCCTTTACATCTGCCACTGCGCcgagtgccgccgccagacgaGCTCCGCCTTCGGCACGTCGGCCATCTTTCCGCGCTTCAAGCTGCCCGACAGCGACCTGCTGAGCTGCTACGC GCGACCGACCCCGTCCGGACAAACACTGTATTG TTACTTCTGTCGTAACTGCGGGACCCGCCTCTTCCACACGACACCG ACCAAAAATGTCGTCTCCGTCAAGGGCGGCTGcatcgagggcctcgactgGAAAAAGGCCATCCACCTGTGGACCAAGAGCGCCATGGTGCCCATCCCCGAGGGCTCTGAGACGCACTCCGAGACCAGCGGCAACAGCACCGACTACGGCACCTCCCAAGAGGTACTCGATCAGCCGGACGATGTGCCCGATTCACCCGGGGCGCTCATGGGAACCGGCACCTGCTGA
- the MED8 gene encoding mediator of RNA polymerase II transcription subunit 8 (COG:K~EggNog:ENOG503P4GW), translated as MATLGLDEDELKIVEHMLSRVSQLSSSIQSLKMDILKSNPLPPPSSLQASAQILQRNLQSVLDSLSENSELFSRMAIHPSTNYPGRSQENILTQLLRKKLEPDVEELVAQGAETARLATPEGIADLQGIWDELREWTHGRIAEYVRDEAGDVYTKEEREMGIDNVRTGLRRALDDDESDDEAEEEGDDIMDQDGDGDAAKAKNQPPRGPEPETILWFMNRGDFDLPPNVEYGRKGDIYRGLQGVNIPLGTAEGAGPA; from the exons ATGGCTACCTTGgggctcgacgaggatgagctcAAGATCGTCGAGCACATGCTCTCGAGAGTGTCGCAACTCTCGAGCAGCATACAGAGCTTAAAGATGGACATTCTCAAGAGCAACCCGCTCCCACCTCC cTCCTCGCTCCAGGCCTCAGCCCAGATCCTCCAGCGGAACCTGCAGAGCGTACTGGACAGCTTGAGCGAAAATTCAGAGCTGTTCTCCCGCATGGCCATCCACCCGTCGACTAACTACCCGGGACGGTCGCAGGAGAACATCCTgacgcagctgctgcgcaaAAAACTCGAGCCTGACGTGGAGGAGCTCGTGGCTCAgggcgccgagacggcccGTTTGGCCACTCCCGAGGGCATCGCCGACTTACAGGGCATATgggacgagctgcgcgagtgGACGcacggccgcatcgccgagtacgtgcgcgacgaggccggcgacgtctACACCAAGGAGGAGCGGGAAATGGGTATCGACAACGTGCGCACCGGCTTGCGCCGAGCactggacgacgacgagagcgacgacgaggccgaggaagaaggggacGACATCATGGAccaggatggcgacggcgatgccgccaaggccaagaatcagccgccgcgcggcccTGAGCCCGAAACAATCCTGTGGTTCATGAACAGGGGCGACTTTGACCTCCCCCCCAACGTCGAATACGGCAGAAAGGGGGACATTTATAGAGGCCTGCAAGGCGTCAACATCCCACTGGGGACAGCGGAAGGCGCCGGTCCGGCATAG
- a CDS encoding uncharacterized protein (EggNog:ENOG503PDMT~TransMembrane:1 (o164-185i)) has protein sequence MNTCTVLQAAGSYRDVGFSSCAAVGIQGRSGRNALPTTRLHGDDGGMTFSSGNTWPANYRSPLLSLPPELRRQIYHWVFLMTPVRNGSPDPAYPAPEVRRCELRCLTEDQDVDDDDDDEMHRVQRPPRLLCPDRPLCGVPTSLLRSCRQVYDEVRMVPFESNEFVFATWFASGLVTAHAIVTGVLRPWQRRAMRYVRMEALGRELQGEAALQTWAALSETWAGLRGLRVRIASPSGGDGALNDLMLLLRSSTPQPSERRDANEGAETRPDWELVGRVGEEWAAKGGLAHMRGLERLEVELAVPTWSTQTKLDFCTAVQRMLRQGGSRAVVVCTTSDAAVVVG, from the coding sequence ATGAACACCTGTACAGTTCTGCAGGCCGCGGGCTCGTATCGCGACGTCGGATTCtcgtcgtgcgccgccgtgggcatCCAGGGCAGGTCGGGTCGCAACGCATTACCAACCACAAGACTgcacggagacgacggcggcatgacCTTTTCGTCGGGAAACACCTGGCCTGCAAACTACCGATCGCCGCTGCTTTCCCTCCCACCGGAGCTTCGCCGGCAGATATATCACTGGGTATTTCTCATGACCCCGGTGCGCAACGGGTCACCAGACCCGGCGTACCCAGCGCCTGAGGTTCGTCGATGTGAGCTCAGATGCTTGACGGAGGACCAagatgtcgacgacgacgatgacgacgaaaTGCACCGTGTAcaacggccgccgaggctcCTCTGCCCGGACAGACCACTGTGTGGCGTGCCAACAAGCCTCCTGCGAAGCTGCCGGCAAGTCTACGACGAGGTCCGCATGGTGCCGTTTGAATCAAACGAATTCGTGTTCGCGACGTGGTTCGCGTCGGGCCTGGTGACGGCGCACGCGATTGTCACGGGAGTTTTGCGGCCGTGGCAGCGGAGGGCGATGCGGTACGTGCGAATGGAAgcgctcggccgcgagctccagggcgaggcggcgctgcagacgtgggcggcgctgagcGAGACGTGGGCCGGGCTTCGGGGGCTCAGGGTCCGGATCGCGAGCCCGTcgggtggcgacggcgcgctgaATGActtgatgttgttgttgcgctCATCAACACCACAGCCCAGCGAGAGGCGGGACGCGAACGAAGGGGCCGAGACGAGGCCTGACTGGGAGCTGGTCGGACGCGTGGGCGAGGAATGGGCCGCCAAGGGGGGGCTTGCGCACATGAGGGGCCTGGAGAGactcgaggtcgagctggCGGTGCCGACGTGGAGCACGCAGACGAAGCTCGACTTTTGCACGGCGGTACAGCGGATGTTGAGGCAAGGGGGTTCGAGGGCCGTGGTGGTTTGCACGACGAgcgatgctgctgttgttgttggctaG